In a single window of the Candidatus Zymogenus saltonus genome:
- a CDS encoding threonine synthase, with protein sequence MSGDRYSGLIDKYWDRLPVKKRENVITLMEGNTPLIRARNIEAEIFGNEKKGITLYFKYDGMNPTCSFKDRGMTVAVTKAVEEGSTAVICASTGNTSASAAAYAARAGLKAFVLIPEGKIALGKLSQAVMHGAKVIEVKGNFDEALALVRDISENHPITMVNSLNEHRIVGQKTAAFEIVEALGDAPDYHSLPVGNAGNITSYWMGYTEYHKDGIAKKLPKMIGFQAEGAAPIVRGEIVKNPETVATAIRIGNPASWKRAEAARDESGGLIDIVTDEEILEAYRLVAFREGVFCEPSSAASIAGVIKKRDMFKPGDTIVCTLTGHGLKDPDNAIRVAPETTSVKPDMADVLKAMGL encoded by the coding sequence ATGAGTGGCGATAGATATTCGGGGCTTATCGATAAATATTGGGACAGGCTTCCCGTTAAAAAGAGGGAAAACGTAATTACCCTGATGGAGGGTAACACCCCCCTAATTAGGGCGAGAAACATCGAGGCGGAAATATTCGGCAACGAAAAGAAGGGGATCACTCTCTACTTCAAGTACGACGGCATGAACCCCACCTGCTCGTTTAAGGACAGGGGGATGACCGTTGCGGTGACGAAGGCGGTGGAGGAGGGATCGACCGCTGTGATCTGCGCATCGACGGGAAACACCTCCGCTTCCGCCGCCGCCTACGCGGCGAGGGCCGGGCTCAAGGCCTTCGTCTTGATACCGGAGGGGAAGATCGCCCTGGGGAAACTCTCCCAGGCAGTGATGCACGGGGCGAAGGTCATCGAGGTCAAAGGAAACTTCGACGAGGCGCTCGCCCTCGTCCGTGACATCTCGGAGAACCACCCCATAACGATGGTCAACTCCCTAAACGAGCACAGGATTGTCGGGCAGAAGACGGCGGCCTTCGAGATAGTGGAGGCGCTGGGAGACGCACCAGACTATCACTCCCTTCCTGTGGGTAACGCCGGGAACATCACCTCCTACTGGATGGGATACACCGAGTATCACAAGGATGGGATCGCCAAGAAGCTCCCCAAGATGATCGGCTTTCAGGCTGAGGGGGCGGCGCCGATAGTGAGGGGCGAGATAGTCAAGAACCCGGAGACCGTGGCCACCGCCATCAGGATCGGAAACCCTGCATCGTGGAAGAGGGCGGAGGCGGCCCGGGACGAGTCGGGGGGGCTGATCGATATAGTAACGGACGAGGAGATCCTCGAAGCCTACCGGCTTGTCGCATTCAGGGAAGGGGTCTTCTGCGAGCCGTCATCGGCGGCGTCTATCGCCGGTGTTATAAAGAAGAGGGACATGTTCAAGCCAGGCGATACGATCGTCTGCACGCTCACCGGCCACGGCCTCAAAGACCCGGACAACGCGATAAGGGTCGCCCCGGAGACCACATCGGTCAAGCCGGACATGGCGGATGTCCTCAAGGCGATGGGTCTGTAA
- a CDS encoding homoserine dehydrogenase, whose amino-acid sequence MDSIKVGVIGYGTVGTGVVKILSENSNLIKRRLGYDITIEKICDIDIKRDRGVNIDRSVLTTDIKEIIDNPDISIVVETVGGIDIAQELILSAIKSGKNVVTANKALLAEAGEEIYKAAHEVGVDINFEASVGGGIPIIRTLKEGLVGDRVEFIFGITNGTCNYILTRMTDDKMAFAEALKEAQELGYAEADPTLDIEGIDSAHKLAIIIPITYGVKVDFEDIYIEGISKIDPIDIKFAGEMGYKVKLLSILKDTEDGIEARVHPTLIPFRYLLSNVSFNLNAIYIRGRAVGTILLYGQGAGMMPTGTAVVSDVIELSRNVISKTKKRVPPLSFDYADIKKVRPKPMEDVVTNYYLRFSALDKPGVLSKISGILGKFNISIASVIQKGRAEGHEDVPIVMMIHEAREKDIRVALKEIDALDVISRPSIFIRIEDTAMKKGGRKDEWR is encoded by the coding sequence TTGGATTCAATAAAGGTTGGTGTAATCGGTTACGGCACCGTCGGCACGGGGGTCGTTAAAATCTTGAGCGAGAACAGCAACCTGATTAAGAGAAGGCTTGGATATGACATTACCATCGAGAAGATCTGTGACATAGATATTAAAAGGGACAGGGGCGTGAATATCGACAGGTCGGTTCTTACCACCGACATAAAGGAGATAATCGACAATCCCGACATATCGATTGTGGTGGAGACCGTCGGGGGGATCGATATCGCCCAGGAGCTGATTCTCTCGGCCATAAAATCTGGCAAAAACGTGGTCACCGCCAACAAGGCGCTTCTGGCGGAAGCGGGAGAGGAGATATACAAGGCGGCCCACGAGGTAGGCGTCGACATAAACTTCGAGGCCTCGGTGGGGGGCGGAATCCCAATCATAAGGACACTGAAGGAGGGCCTTGTCGGGGACAGGGTCGAGTTCATCTTCGGGATTACAAACGGAACCTGTAACTATATCCTGACCAGGATGACCGACGACAAGATGGCGTTTGCCGAGGCCCTAAAAGAGGCGCAGGAGCTCGGCTACGCGGAGGCCGACCCGACCCTTGACATCGAGGGGATAGACAGCGCCCACAAGCTTGCCATAATTATCCCCATAACCTACGGCGTTAAGGTGGACTTCGAGGACATCTACATCGAGGGCATCTCGAAGATAGATCCTATCGATATCAAGTTCGCCGGCGAGATGGGCTACAAGGTAAAGCTCCTGTCGATCCTAAAGGACACCGAGGACGGCATAGAGGCGAGGGTTCACCCGACGTTGATACCCTTCAGGTATCTCCTCTCCAACGTCAGCTTTAACCTGAACGCCATCTACATCAGGGGGAGGGCGGTGGGGACGATCCTCCTCTACGGTCAGGGGGCCGGAATGATGCCGACAGGGACGGCGGTGGTCTCGGACGTCATCGAGCTTTCGAGAAACGTCATATCGAAGACAAAGAAGAGGGTCCCGCCCCTCTCGTTTGACTACGCCGATATCAAGAAGGTAAGGCCGAAGCCGATGGAAGACGTCGTTACCAACTACTACCTCAGGTTTTCGGCCTTGGATAAGCCGGGCGTCCTCTCGAAGATTTCCGGAATTCTCGGCAAGTTTAATATCAGCATAGCCTCGGTGATCCAGAAGGGGAGGGCAGAGGGACACGAGGACGTCCCAATAGTCATGATGATCCACGAGGCGAGGGAAAAGGACATTCGCGTGGCGCTAAAAGAGATTGACGCTCTCGACGTTATAAGCAGGCCGTCGATTTTCATAAGGATCGAGGATACGGCGATGAAAAAGGGAGGGAGAAAAGATGAGTGGCGATAG
- a CDS encoding cofactor-independent phosphoglycerate mutase yields the protein MKHIVLLGDGMADEPVDELGGKTPLQYAKTPNMDEIARGGVSGLVSTVPDGFEPGSDVANMSIMGYDPAEFYTGRAPIEAASMGIDLSPTDIAFRMNLVTLSEKRGRRRMEDYSAGRITTEESTKIVEYIEREFGNHEFSFYPGKSYRHIMVWKNGIGGIVTTPPHDISGEEIGTYLPHGDGAGRILKLMRDSQRELPDHPVNGARVSKGERPANSIWFWGQGTKPAFPPFGERFGIGRGAVVSAVDLVQGLGVLMDLSIIKVEGATGWIDTNYAGKVEAALNALSSGADFVYLHVEAPDEAGHEGDAAIKVRAIEEFDKNIVGPVLSGLKKFDKYRILLMPDHRTPVRIKTHDTDPVPFSFFGTGFKSNGAVGFSESACGKTGLFVNKGHALMGWLFG from the coding sequence ATAAAACACATCGTACTTCTGGGGGACGGGATGGCCGATGAGCCTGTCGATGAGCTCGGCGGGAAGACGCCCCTCCAGTACGCGAAGACGCCCAACATGGACGAGATCGCGAGGGGCGGCGTCTCGGGGCTGGTGTCCACCGTACCCGATGGCTTCGAGCCGGGCTCCGATGTGGCCAACATGTCGATTATGGGCTACGACCCGGCCGAATTTTACACAGGAAGGGCGCCCATCGAAGCGGCCAGCATGGGGATCGACCTCTCGCCCACCGACATCGCCTTTCGGATGAATCTCGTTACGTTAAGCGAAAAAAGAGGCAGGAGGCGGATGGAGGATTACTCCGCAGGGCGCATCACGACCGAGGAGTCGACAAAGATCGTGGAGTATATCGAAAGGGAGTTCGGAAACCACGAGTTTTCGTTCTATCCGGGCAAGAGCTACCGCCATATAATGGTCTGGAAGAACGGCATCGGTGGTATAGTCACCACCCCCCCCCACGATATCTCCGGCGAGGAGATCGGGACATACCTCCCCCACGGAGACGGGGCGGGTAGGATATTGAAGCTGATGAGGGACTCCCAGCGGGAACTGCCGGATCATCCGGTAAACGGGGCACGGGTGTCGAAGGGGGAGAGGCCGGCGAACTCCATCTGGTTCTGGGGACAGGGGACAAAGCCTGCCTTTCCACCATTCGGGGAGCGCTTCGGGATAGGGCGGGGCGCCGTGGTAAGCGCGGTCGATCTCGTTCAGGGGCTCGGGGTCCTTATGGACCTATCGATTATCAAGGTCGAGGGGGCGACCGGCTGGATAGACACGAACTACGCGGGGAAGGTCGAGGCGGCCTTGAACGCGCTCTCCTCCGGGGCGGATTTCGTCTACCTCCACGTGGAGGCGCCGGACGAGGCGGGGCACGAGGGGGACGCCGCGATCAAGGTCAGGGCCATAGAGGAGTTCGACAAAAATATCGTAGGCCCGGTGCTCTCCGGATTGAAGAAGTTCGACAAATACAGAATTCTCCTCATGCCGGATCACCGCACGCCGGTGAGGATAAAGACCCACGACACAGATCCGGTTCCATTCTCGTTTTTCGGAACCGGATTTAAAA